A region from the Aegilops tauschii subsp. strangulata cultivar AL8/78 chromosome 5, Aet v6.0, whole genome shotgun sequence genome encodes:
- the LOC109769618 gene encoding LOW QUALITY PROTEIN: uncharacterized protein (The sequence of the model RefSeq protein was modified relative to this genomic sequence to represent the inferred CDS: inserted 3 bases in 3 codons) yields MDSPSPWRTLLASLIILMALVSPTAAPPPTPGEQAGALLAWRATLGGQSQRALRSWGNTSTLCSWRGVRCGARRRPVITGVHLRGVRLAGTLGSLDFAALRALTSLDLWRNRLAGSIPPSIAALGELHALLLQGNQISGSIPPSLANLTRLHLLMLHDNQISGEIAGQIGELGNLVSLDLSGNQLVGSIPCEIGHLNHLVRLDLSDNKLSGPVSFCPANNSTVNLENLNRLSLSRNNLAGPISKDIVNLSSLQHLDISQNNFSGLIPGGVGGLNKLTFLHLSDNQLSGPIPPEIGNLQRLKQLNLSANHLEGYIPTSLGNLTQLTALNLSTNELIGPIPKEIRNLVNLESLGLGQNKLTASIPNSLGNLTKLTTLDLHDNQLSGNIPRELGYLVNLEELNIYNNTLSGSIPSSLGNLTKLTTLYLCYNQLSGSIPQEIGNLRNLVWLTLSSNKLSGPLPSGLCSGGRLQNFTAYNNMLVGPLPTSLLRCTSLVRFRLERNQLQGDISEMGXPNLVYIDISLNKLFGQLSHHWGECHRLSMLRASENSVTGVIPPSIGKLSQLRILDVSSNKLEGHIPPEIGNIMTLFNLSLANNLLRGSIPQEIASLKNLEYXDLSSNNLSGQLGGSVGQCLKLRXLNLSHNQLNGSIPMELGMLVNLQGLLDLSDNSFSSMIPTQLGDLTMLEALNLAHNALSGRIPPSFQRMNSLLYMDVSYNKLEGPVPQSRLFKEAPTEWFVHNTHLCGDGVKSLSPCDHTSSYQKGRKSRAILLATIPATVTFLLITALATWQCKRKKSKAESAKGLEQVKMFAIWNFDGEDVYKQIIDATKGFSDAHCIGTGGSGSIYRAQLPTGEIFAVKKIHTMEDDKLFHREIDALIHIRHRNIVKLFGYCSAAHQRFLVYEYMDRGSLAKSLQSKETAIELDWARRLNITKDVANALSYMHHDCFAPIVHRDVTSSNILLDMDFSACISDFDLAKVLDGDAPNCTRLAGTNGYLAPELAYSTRVTEKCDVYSFGVLVLELFMGHHPGDFLSSMANRSAPLEDLLDIRLPFPETEIASEIFKVIVFAVCCIEPNPSYRPTMQQAIKAFSTTERPDDQLDYQQTDIVIPST; encoded by the exons ATGGACTCGCCATCTCCTTGGAGAACACTACTGGCCTCTCTCATCATACTCATGGCGCTCGTCTCGCCCACCGCAGCCCCGCCGCCAACCCCCGGGGAGCAAGCAGGGGCGCTCCTGGCCTGGAGAGCCACCCTCGGCGGCCAAAGCCAGCGCGCCCTGCGATCCTGGGGAAACACGTCGACGCTCTGCAGCTGGCGCGGCGTCAGGTGCGGCGCGCGGCGCCGGCCGGTGATCACCGGCGTCCACCTGCGCGGGGTGCGGCTCGCAGGGACGCTTGGGTCCCTCGACTTCGCGGCCCTGAGGGCCCTGACGAGTCTCGACCTCTGGCGCAACAGGCTGGCCGGGAGCATTCCTCCGAGCATCGCGGCCCTCGGCGAGCTCCATGCCCTGCTCCTGCAAGGCAACCAGATAAGCGGCTCCATCCCACCTTCTCtagcaaacctcacgaggctgcATCTCCTGATGCTCCATGACAACCAAATCTCCGGCGAAATAGCAGGACAGATAGGAGAGCTGGGTAACCTTGTGAGCCTAGACTTGTCAGGCAATCAGCTGGTTGGTAGTATCCCCTGTGAAATAGGCCACCTAAATCACCTGGTCAGGTTGGATTTGTCTGACAACAAGCTTTCAGGTCCGGTTTCCTTCTGTCCAGCCAATAACTCCACAGTAAATTTAGAAAATCTGAATAGGCTGTCATTATCCAGGAATAACCTAGCAGGTCCCATTTCCAAAGATATTGTGAATTTATCCAGCCTCCAACACCTCGACATAAGCCAAAACAATTTTTCCGGCTTGATCCCGGGCGGTGTAGGTGGCCTGAACAAACTCACATTCCTGCATCTTTCAGATAATCAGCTTTCGGGACCGATTCCTCCGGAAATCGGAAACTTACAGAGGCTTAAGCAGCTTAACCTTAGTGCAAACCATCTTGAAGGCTATATTCCAACTAGTTTAGGAAACTTAACACAGTTAACAGCTCTAAATCTTTCGACTAACGAGCTCATCGGGCCCATCCCTAAAGAAATAAGGAATTTAGTGAACTTAGAAAGTTTGGGACTAGGACAGAACAAACTTACGGCGTCCATTCCAAACAGTCTGGGGAATCTGACAAAACTCACCACCTTGGACCTTCATGATAACCAACTTTCTGGAAACATCCCTCGAGAGCTAGGTTATTTAGTGAACTTGGAGGAATTGAACATTTACAACAACACACTAAGTGGTTCCATCCCAAGTAGCTTAGGGAACTTGACAAAGCTCACAACTCTATACCTTTGCTATAACCAATTGTCTGGATCCATTCCACAAGAAATTGGAAACTTGAGAAATCTCGTTTGGTTGACTCTAAGTTCTAACAAACTCTCCGGTCCCCTGCCATCCGGTCTTTGTTCCGGAGGCCGGCTACAAAATTTCACTGCTTATAACAACATGTTGGTTGGACCCTTGCCAACAAGCTTGCTAAGATGCACAAGCCTGGTACGATTTCGTCTTGAACGAAATCAGCTCCAAGGAGATATCTCTGAGATGG ACCCAAATCTTGTCTACATAGATATCAGCTTAAACAAACTATTTGGTCAATTATCTCATCACTGGGGTGAGTGCCACAGACTTTCCATGTTGCGTGCCTCAGAAAATAGTGTCACTGGAGTCATACCACCAAGCATAGGGAAACTGTCTCAGTTGAGGATACTTGATGTTTCATCAAATAAACTCGAAGGACATATTCCTCCAGAAATTGGCAATATAATGACATTGTTCAATTTGAGCCTTGCCAACAACTTGCTCAGGGGAAGTATACCGCAGGAAATTGCGTCTCTAAAAAATCTGGAGT TGGATTTATCTTCGAACAACCTAAGCGGGCAGTTAGGGGGATCAGTTGGGCAGTGCTTAAAGCTTC TTCTGAATTTGAGCCATAATCAACTCAATGGTAGCATTCCTATGGAACTAGGGATGTTGGTAAACCTACAAGGATTGTTAGATctaagtgacaattcatttagtaGCATGATACCAACTCAGTTGGGTGATCTTACCATGCTTGAAGCCTTGAATCTTGCACATAATGCATTAAGCGGCAGAATTCCGCCATCATTTCAACGCATGAACAGCCTCTTATACATGGATGTGTCTTATAACAAACTAGAAGGGCCCGTGCCACAAAGCAGGCTCTTCAAAGAAGCTCCAACCGAATGGTTCGTGCATAATACACATTTATGCGGTGATGGTGTGAAAAGTCTGTCCCCTTGTGACCACACGTCAAGTTATCAAAAAGGAAGGAAGTCTAGAGCTATTTTACTAGCTACAATACCTGCCACTGTGACTTTTTTGCTCATTACTGCACTAGCAACATGGCAATGTAAAAGGAAGAAATCCAAGGCTGAAAGTGCAAAGGGACTGGAACAGGTCAAGATGTTCGCCATCTGGAACTTTGACGGGGAAGATGTGTACAAGCAAATTATTGACGCCACAAAAGGATTCAGCGATGCTCACTGCATTGGAACTGGAGGGAGTGGATCTATCTATAGAGCCCAGTTACCAACAGGTGAAATATTTGCAGTGAAGAAGATTCACACGATGGAAGATGACAAGCTATTCCATCGTGAAATAGATGCTTTGATTCATATTCGGCATCGCAACATTGTGAAGTTATTTGGCTACTGCTCTGCTGCTCATCAGAGATTTCTTGTGTATGAATATATGGATAGGGGAAGCTTAGCAAAATCTTTGCAGAGCAAGGAAACTGCAATTGAGTTGGATTGGGCAAGAAGATTAAATATCACTAAGGATGTTGCAAATGCTCTGTCCTACATGCATCATGATTGCTTTGCACCGATAGTCCATAGAGATGTAACTAGCAGCAACATTTTGCTTGATATGGATTTCAGTGCCTGTATATCAGATTTTGATCTAGCAAAAGTACTAGATGGAGATGCACCAAACTGTACAAGGCTTGCTGGGACGAACGGATATCTTGCCCCAG AGCTTGCGTACTCAACAAGGGTGACAGAGAAGTGTGATGTCTATAGCTTTGGAGTACTCGTGCTCGAGTTGTTCATGGGACATCATCCAGGTGATTTTCTTTCTTCCATGGCCAACAGAAGTGCACCACTTGAGGATTTGTTGGACATCCGGCTCCCATTCCCTGAAACTGAAATAGCAAGTGAAATATTCAAAGTGATCGTGTTTGCTGTTTGTTGCATAGAACCAAATCCATCATACCGTCCAACGATGCAACAAGCAATCAAGGCGTTCTCTACAACTGAAAGACCTGATGATCAGCTTGATTATCAGCAAACTGACATTGTCATCCCTTCCACCTAG
- the LOC109769585 gene encoding protein MALE DISCOVERER 2, with amino-acid sequence MEVWSIRAAQLLLFFFLLSERHESCAALGEEGRAMSFREERPSGWLWNLGQKKVFSAAATRLVKGNKLSIEIPNELQERIMISEVLTDGRQQLCRKCLTKTIRSTTLRQLLQARGLQESAPSSKATDQHPMSSPPSHSQAETNDSSSVLHWVIYALCVSGALGLVVIASVVYLLVSRRKKDNTVNPWATGLSGQLRKAFVTGVPSLGRAELEAACENFSNVIGTVSDSALYKGTLSSGVEIAVASSPVKSAKEWSDRSEEQFRNKISELSKVNHKNFMNLLGYCTCDDPFTRMMVFEYAPCGSLFEHLHVREAEHLDWPTRLRIIMGVTYCLEHMNQLDPPVTPRTLNSSSIYLTEDYAAKFSDTEFWKDDEADAAPTRSAGQDSIVYKFGILLLEVISGRLPFSEDHGLLVLWASSYLDGKRPIGSMADPVLRASSPVPEEDLAALCDVVRLCINREAAKRPSMAEVAGLMKGAVRLSPEQTTPRNNPLWWAELEIMSTAST; translated from the exons ATGGAGGTCTGGAGCATCAGAGCGGCGCAgctcttgctcttcttcttcctcttgtctGAGAGGCATGAGTCTTGTGCCGCCCTCGGTGAAGAAG GGCGAGCCATGAGTTTCAGAGAAGAGCGCCCAAGTGGATGGTTATGGAATTTGGGACAAAAGAAGGTTTTCAGCGCAGCGGCGACGCG CTTAGTCAAGGGAAACAAACTGTCAATTGAAATTCCTAACGAGTTGCAAGAGCGTATCATGATTTCAGAGGTTCTAACTGATGGAAGGCAACAACTGTGCAGAAAATGTTTAACAAA AACCATACGGAGTACCACCCTGAGGCAACTCCTACAGGCAAGGGGGCTGCAAGAATCAGCACCTTCCTCTAAGGCTACTGATCAGCATCCCATGTCTTCGCCGCCATCGCATTCGCAAGCTGAAACCAACGACTCTTCTTCTGTGCTTCACTGGGTTATCTACGCATTGTGCGTCAGTGGAGCGCTTGGCCTTGTGGTTATAGCCTCTGTTGTGTATCTACTTGTCTCCCGTAGAAAGAAGGATAACACCGTCAATCCATGGGCTACCGGGCTGAGTGGACAGCTAAGGAAAGCCTTCGTGACAG GTGTTCCTTCTTTAGGAAGGGCCGAACTTGAGGCGGCGTGTGAGAATTTCAGCAATGTGATCGGTACTGTATCTGACAGTGCATTGTACAAGGGAACCCTGTCGAGTGGGGTTGAAATAGCTGTTGCCTCCAGTCCAGTTAAGTCTGCCAAAGAATGGTCGGATCGGTCTGAGGAGCAATTTAGGAACAAG ATCTCTGAGTTATCCAAAGTGAACCATAAGAACTTCATGAACCTACTTGGTTACTGCACATGCGACGATCCGTTCACCAGGATGATGGTGTTTGAGTACGCTCCATGTGGTTCGCTCTTCGAGCATTTGCACG TCAGGGAAGCAGAGCACCTGGACTGGCCTACCCGGCTGCGCATCATCATGGGAGTGACATACTGCCTGGAGCACATGAACCAGCTAGACCCTCCTGTCACCCCAAGAACCCTAAACTCCTCATCAATCTACCTCACCGAGGACTACGCGGCCAAGTTCTCGGACACCGAGTTCTGGAAGGACGACGAAGCTGACGCGGCGCCGACGCGATCCGCAGGCCAGGACAGCATCGTCTACAAGTTCGGGATACTGCTGCTCGAGGTGATCTCCGGCCGGCTGCCCTTCTCCGAGGACCACGGCCTGCTTGTCCTCTGGGCCTCCAGCTATCTGGACGGCAAGCGGCCGATCGGCTCGATGGCCGACCCGGTGCTCAGGGCGTCGTCGCCTGTGCCCGAAGAGGACCTGGCGGCGCTGTGTGATGTCGTGAGGCTGTGCATAAACCGCGAGGCGGCCAAGAGGCCGTCCATGGCCGAGGTCGCGGGGCTGATGAAAGGCGCCGTCAGACTGTCGCCGGAGCAGACGACCCCGAGGAATAACCCTCTGTGGTGGGCCGAGCTCGAGATCATGTCCACTGCATCCACCTGA